Proteins found in one Exiguobacterium sp. 9-2 genomic segment:
- a CDS encoding D-alanyl-D-alanine carboxypeptidase family protein, with protein MKYIKTLITTLALTVACTSTYISEAEAATSSYRQAKTSLHLRQGTSVEQPSIAVIPTGIYVTELSKIGTWSKIQYGTKIGYASTKYLLTDEQIGGKRIGKTLIANKNLALRSTYAPGENQQARAAFEKMRLAAKKEGITLVAFSTYRSYAYQKALFDKYVARDGYEKASTYSAEPGKSEHQTGLAFDIGGADSSKYAMFSFAKTKEAKWLFANAHRYGFHLRYPSGKESWTGYTYESWHYRYVGATLAARLKLSGLTMEEYFHLAPWKPVKTSTS; from the coding sequence ATGAAATACATCAAGACACTCATCACGACATTGGCATTGACGGTAGCCTGTACGTCGACTTATATATCAGAAGCTGAGGCGGCGACCTCTTCTTATCGTCAAGCCAAGACATCCCTTCATTTACGTCAAGGGACATCAGTCGAGCAACCGAGTATTGCAGTCATTCCGACAGGGATTTATGTAACAGAACTATCAAAAATCGGTACGTGGTCCAAAATACAGTACGGAACGAAGATTGGCTATGCGAGTACGAAATATCTGTTGACGGATGAACAAATCGGTGGGAAACGTATTGGCAAGACACTCATCGCGAATAAGAACTTAGCACTCCGTTCGACGTACGCTCCTGGAGAGAATCAGCAAGCGCGTGCAGCTTTTGAGAAAATGCGCTTGGCAGCAAAAAAAGAGGGGATTACGCTGGTCGCATTTAGTACATACCGTTCGTACGCTTACCAAAAGGCATTGTTTGATAAATATGTCGCGCGAGATGGATATGAAAAAGCGAGTACTTATAGTGCGGAACCAGGAAAAAGCGAACATCAGACAGGACTCGCTTTTGATATCGGGGGAGCAGATTCTTCTAAATACGCGATGTTCAGTTTTGCGAAGACGAAAGAGGCGAAATGGCTGTTCGCGAATGCGCACCGGTACGGTTTCCATCTTCGTTATCCATCTGGTAAAGAATCGTGGACAGGTTATACGTATGAAAGCTGGCACTACCGTTATGTAGGGGCGACGCTTGCTGCTCGCCTGAAACTCAGTGGGTTGACAATGGAAGAGTATTTTCATCTTGCTCCTTGGAAACCAGTAAAGACTTCGACATCTTAA
- a CDS encoding methyltransferase family protein, translating into MTLWEWIFSIGSVCWISEMIRFRNRSDSQSGAAEQVSFYLIFLVLSGTIVCSFLFADESVSPWLRITSCLLLWSGVALRLWGILHLKQQFTRHVVVAADDKLVSSGPYRFLRHPLYSGLLLITISFPLFTGQMVLFAFAGVLMFFFLLYRIRIEEAMLTKGFGPAYTMWAAKRKRLIPFIY; encoded by the coding sequence GTGACATTGTGGGAATGGATCTTCAGCATTGGTAGCGTCTGTTGGATCAGTGAAATGATTCGTTTTCGGAATCGATCCGATTCCCAGTCGGGCGCCGCAGAACAAGTAAGTTTTTATTTGATTTTCCTTGTCTTGAGTGGAACGATCGTCTGCTCTTTCCTCTTTGCGGACGAAAGTGTTTCTCCCTGGTTGCGCATCACTTCCTGCCTGCTGTTGTGGAGTGGAGTCGCTTTACGCCTTTGGGGAATTCTCCACTTAAAACAACAATTCACTCGTCACGTCGTCGTCGCAGCTGATGACAAGCTTGTCAGTAGTGGTCCTTATCGTTTCTTGCGCCATCCATTGTACAGTGGATTATTGTTGATCACGATCAGCTTTCCTCTGTTCACGGGACAAATGGTCCTATTCGCTTTCGCTGGAGTGCTCATGTTCTTTTTCCTACTCTATCGAATCCGGATCGAGGAAGCGATGTTGACAAAAGGTTTCGGACCTGCCTATACGATGTGGGCTGCAAAACGAAAACGTTTGATTCCATTCATCTATTAA